The Panicum hallii strain FIL2 chromosome 9, PHallii_v3.1, whole genome shotgun sequence genome has a window encoding:
- the LOC112877572 gene encoding 23.2 kDa heat shock protein-like, whose product MEVAARRPRVLAEIDPHSEWVRGPEFDTLVVDVTGFGKDHLKVQVEPSGSLKVSGERAVDGGGRQWCHFTKRFDLPAACDAAEIKVQLDKGMLYVQVPRPGGAGGSGELHPEAEMYEDPLQGEAEIGGGDGGWNIDRATTRREEQHPVLRLARGLSRHRQVVLNVVLAVVLFWLVAFAKNQPAGGQARSD is encoded by the exons ATGGAAGTGGCGGCGCGCCGGCCTCGCGTGCTCGCCGAGATCGACCCGCACAGCGAATGGGTGCGCGGGCCCGAGTTCGACACGCTCGTCGTCGACGTCACAG GGTTCGGCAAGGACCACCTGAAGGTGCAGGTGGAGCCGTCGGGGAGCCTCAAGGTCAGCGGCGAGCGCGCCGTCGATGGGGGCGGCCGGCAGTGGTGCCACTTCACCAAGCGGTTCGACCTCCCCGCCGCCTGCGACGCGGCGGAGATCAAGGTCCAGCTCGACAAGGGCATGCTCTACGTCCAGGTGCCGCGCCCCGGTGGCGCTGGTGGGAGCGGCGAGCTCCATCCGGAGGCGGAGATGTACGAGGACCCGCTGCAAGGAGAAGCCGagatcggcggcggcgacggcggctggAACATCGACCGCGCCACCACGCGGCGGGAGGAGCAGCACCCGGTGCTGCGGCTCGCCAGGGGCCTCAGCAGGCACCGGCAGGTGGTCCTGAACGTCGTGCTCGCCGTCGTGCTCTTCTGGCTCGTCGCCTTCGCCAAGAACCAGCCCGCCGGCGGCCAAGCCAGGAGCGACTGA
- the LOC112876144 gene encoding SKP1-like protein 13, which translates to MAPPAAAADKREGKRPMPPEGDPAAAAAAGETTEQEAQAAGGAEAGDDLVLVADCGAEVRLTRSAARMSTTILHMMDDCAEGRVPVAGVHAGVLRLVAAYCERHAPHYDPEASAARLRDPFPPFSIDFRPTAHAIRPVTDPGPDPHGLEAWDEKFIADLPDNSALFAVILAANYLGIEDLLDLGCTAVADKMRGKAPEEVRVALDIENDYTPEQEAEVRRENAWAFED; encoded by the exons ATggctcccccggccgccgccgccgacaagCGCGAGGGCAAGCGCCCCATGCCCCCGGAAGgggaccccgccgccgccgccgccgccggggagaCGACGGAGCAGGAGGCGCAGGCGGCGGGAGGCGCCGAGGCCGGCGACGACCTCGTCCTGGTGGCGGACTGCGGCGCGGAGGTGCGCCTCACGCGCTCCGCGGCGCGGATGTCGACGACGATCCTCCACATGATGGACGACTGCGCGGAGGGCCGCGTCCCCGTCGCGGGCGTCCACGCCGGCGTCCTCCGCCTGGTGGCGGCGTACTGCGAGCGGCACGCGCCGCACTACGACCCGGAGGCCTCCGCGGCGAGGCTCCGCGACCCGTTCCCGCCGTTCTCCATCGACTTCAGGCCCACCGCCCACGCCATCAGGCCCGTCACCGACCCCGGACCCGACCCGCACGGCCTCGAGGCGTGGGACGAGAAGTTCATCGCCGACCTCCCCGACAACTCCGCCCTCTTCGCCGTCATCCTC GCTGCCAACTACCTGGGCATCGAGGACCTGCTCGACCTGGGCTGCACGGCCGTGGCCGACAAGATGAGGGGCAAGGCGCCCGAGGAGGTCCGCGTCGCGTTGGACATCGAGAATGACTACACGCCCGAGCAGGAGGCCGAGGTCAGGAGGGAGAACGCCTGGGCATTCGAGGATTGA